The following proteins come from a genomic window of Takifugu rubripes chromosome 11, fTakRub1.2, whole genome shotgun sequence:
- the tyr gene encoding tyrosinase, which yields MRITCASMLLLQLITASLSQFPRPCANSEGLRTKECCPVWDGDSSACGALSGRGFCTDVEVSDEPHGPQYPHTGIDDRERWPLAFFNRTCHCTGNYGGFDCGECKFGYWGSNCAEYRELVRRNILTLSTAEQQKFISYLNLAKSTISAAYVISTATRAEMGENGERPMFSDINTYDLFVWMHYYVSRDAFLGGPGNVWTDIDFAHESAAFLPWHRVYLLHWENEIRKLTRDSNFTIPYWDWRDAQTCDVCTDALMGGRSPFNPNLISPASVFSAWRVICTQPEDYNNREVLCNTTGEGPLLRNPGNHDPNRVRRLPTTADVESVINLPEYETDSMDRFANRSFRNAVEGFADPETGMSVLGQSTMHNALHVFMNGSMSSVQGSANDPIFLLHHAFIDSIYERWLRTHQPPRSSYPRANAPIGHNDRYYMVPFMPLYRNGDYFLSDKALGYEYAYLLDPGQRFVQEFLTPYLQQAQDIWPWLLGAGILGGLVATVIGVLTVLWRRKLKQNQRKRRASSYGERQPLLQSSSEEGSSSYQTTL from the exons ATGAGGATCACCTGTGCATCgatgctcctgctgcagcttatCACGGCATCTTTATCCCAGTTTCCTCGTCCATGTGCCAACTCAGAGGGACTGAGGACCAAAGAGTGTTGTCCTGTGTGGGATGGTGACAGCTCAGCCTGTGGTGCCTTGTCAGGTCGTGGGTTTTGCACTGATGTTGAGGTTTCAGATGAGCCCCACGGGCCCCAGTATCCACACACTGGGATAGATGACAGGGAACGCTGGCCCCTAGCTTTCTTTAACCGGACGTGCCATTGTACTGGAAACTATGGAGGCTTTGACTGTGGTGAATGTAAGTTTGGTTACTGGGGTTCAAACTGTGCTGAATACAGGGAGTTGGTGAGGAGGAACATCCTCACTCTGTCAACAGCCGAGCAGCAGAAATTCATCTCTTACCTCAACCTGGCCAAGAGCACCATAAGTGCTGCCTATGTGATCTCTACAGCCACAAGAGCAGAGATGGGGGAGAACGGGGAGAGGCCCATGTTCTCGGACATCAACACCTACGACCTGTTTGTTTGGATGCATTACTACGTGTCTCGGGATGCATTCCTGGGAGGTCCGGGGAACGTATGGACAGACATTGACTTTGCTCACGAATCTGCAGCCTTTCTGCCATGGCATCGCGTTTACCTCCTCCACTGGGAGAATGAGATCAGGAAGCTGACCAGAGATTCCAACTTCACCATCCCATATTGGGActggagggatgcccagacctGTGATGTGTGCACGGATGCTTTGATGGGAGGACGCAGCCCCTTTAATCCAAACCTTATCAGCCCTGCCTCTGTCTTCTCTGCGTGGAGG gtgatCTGCACCCAGCCGGAAGACTACAACAATAGAGAGGTCCTGTGTAACACCACTGGGGAGGGTCCACTTTTGCGTAACCCTGGCAATCATGACCCAAACCGCGTGCGTCGACTCCCTACAACAGCAGATGTCGAATCTGTCATAAACCTCCCTGAATATGAAACTGATTCTATGGATCGTTTTGCAAACAGGAGCTTTAGAAATGCAGTAGAAG GTTTTGCAGATCCAGAGACCGGCATGTCCGTGCTGGGCCAGAGCACCATGCACAATGCTCTGCATGTCTTCATGAACGGCTCCATGTCATCAGTGCAGGGCTCAGCCAATGACCCGATATTCCTTCTTCACCATGCTTTCATTGACAG CATCTATGAGCGCTGGCTCAGGACTCACCAGCCTCCCAGGAGCAGCTACCCACGTGCCAATGCCCCCATCGGCCACAACGACAGATACTACATGGTGCCATTCATGCCTCTCTACAGAAATGGCGACTACTTCCTGTCCGACAAGGCTCTTGGTTATGAATATGCCTACTTGTTGGATCCTG GCCAAAGGTTTGTTCAGGAGTTCCTGACCCCCTATCTTCAGCAGGCACAGGACATTTGGCCATGGCTCCTCGGGGCTGGGATCCTTGGCGGCCTGGTTGCCACCGTTATTGGCGTTCTTACTGTTTTGTGGAGAAGAAAGTTGAAGCAaaaccagagaaagaggagagcatCGAGCTATGGGGAGAGACAGCCACTGTTGCAGAGCAGTTCTGAGGAAGGCTCCTCTTCATATCAGACTACTCTGtaa